A genomic segment from Nicotiana sylvestris chromosome 1, ASM39365v2, whole genome shotgun sequence encodes:
- the LOC104217075 gene encoding ammonium transporter 2 member 4-like: MELPSNLSTDEASPEWMNKGDNAWQLTAATLVGLQCVPGLVILYGGMVKKKWAINSAFMALYAFASVLICWVGWGYRMSFGDKLVAFWGKPAVAMDEKYLLGQAFLGYFPTASMVFFQFVFAAITPILVAGALLGRMNFIAWMLFVPLWHTFSYTIGAFSIWCPEGWLSKLGVIDFAGGYVIHLSSGVAGFTAAYWVGPRLDKDRERFPPNNILMMLAGAGLLWMGWTGFNGGAPYTASTDASLAVLNTHVCTATSLLTWLVLDMSVFGKPSVIGAVNGMITGLVCITPGAGVVQCWAAILMGLTSGSVPWYTMTVLHKKIKFLRHVDDTFAVFHTHALAGILGGILTGFFAVPKLCRLFYLVPEWERYIGLAYGLQTGRTSAGLRQMGAQLAGIGFIVCLNIVMTSLVCLFIKLIVPLRLEEEVLKIGDDAIHGEEAYAIWDDEEKYENTQVNSAYDADEYPSVVSKTVSEFQMV; encoded by the exons ATGGAACTTCCCTCAAATCTATCAACAGATGAGGCAAGTCCAGAATGGATGAACAAAGGTGACAACGCGTGGCAGCTCACGGCTGCCACCTTAGTCGGGCTCCAGTGTGTGCCCGGCTTGGTCATCCTTTATGGTGGGATGGTAAAGAAAAAATGGGCAATCAATTCAGCATTCATGGCACTCTATGCCTTTGCTTCTGTTCTCATATGTTGGGTAGGATGGGGCTACCGGATGTCATTTGGTGACAAGCTTGTGGCCTTTTGGGGAAAACCGGCTGTCGCCATGGACGAGAAGTACCTTCTTGGACAAGCATTCTTGGGGTACTTTCCTACAGCAAGTATGGTGTTTTTTCAATTCGTTTTCGCGGCGATTACGCCAATCTTGGTCGCTGGGGCGCTTCTTGGGAGGATGAATTTTATAGCTTGGATGTTGTTCGTGCCTTTGTGGCATACTTTTTCGTATACCATTGGGGCATTTAGCATTTGGTGTCCAGAAGGGTGGCTGTCCAAGCTAGGAGTGATTGATTTTGCAGGAGGATATGTTATTCATCTTTCTTCTGGTGTAGCTGGTTTCACGGCGGCTTATTGG GTAGGGCCAAGACTGGACAAAGACAGAGAGAGGTTTCCACCAAACAACATTCTGATGATGCTGGCCGGCGCTGGCCTTTTGTGGATGGGTTGGACTGGGTTCAATGGTGGAGCACCTTATACCGCCAGCACCGACGCCTCGCTAGCCGTATTGAATACACATGTCTGCACTGCCACCAGCCTCCTTACTTGGTTAGTCCTAGACATGTCTGTCTTTGGCAAACCCTCTGTGATCGGAGCTGTTAATGGCATGATCACTGGCCTTGTTTGCATCACTCCTGGTGCAG GAGTTGTTCAATGTTGGGCGGCCATCCTGATGGGCTTAACTTCGGGAAGTGTACCGTGGTACACAATGACAGTCCTTCACAAGAAGATCAAGTTCCTAAGGCATGTCGATGATACTTTTGCCGTCTTTCATACCCATGCCCTAGCTGGAATTTTAGGAGGTATTCTCACTGGTTTTTTCGCTGTGCCAAAGCTCTGTCGGCTATTTTACCTTGTACCTGAATGGGAAAGGTATATTGGCCTAGCCTACGGTCTGCAGACGGGCAGGACTTCAGCTGGGCTACGGCAAATGGGAGCTCAACTAGCTGGAATCGGATTTATCGTATGTTTAAATATTGTCATGACAAGCTTGGTCTGCTTGTTCATCAAGTTGATTGTGCCCCTTAGGTTGGAGGAAGAGGTGCTGAAAATTGGAGATGACGCTATTCATGGAGAGGAAGCATATGCAATCTGGGATGATGAAGAGAAGTATGAGAATACCCAGGTGAATTCTGCATATGATGCTGATGAGTATCCATCAGTTGTTTCAAAGACTGTGAGTGAATTCCAAATGGTATGA
- the LOC104217074 gene encoding uncharacterized protein, producing the protein MMMDAQMQEALSPPQVKATLRLGSETYSVEVCKGILSEQLISMKEQSMTILKDYITKHNVPNEVPDVPEEFSSEDDGEIPEQPSVKSKKRN; encoded by the exons ATGATGATGGATGCTCAAATGCAAGAAGCATTATCCCCTCCTCAAGTGAAAGCCACACTCCGCCTTGGATCAGAAACATACTCTGTTGAGGTTTGTAAAGGGATTCTTTCTGAGCAATTGATCTCTATGAAAGAGCAAAGCATGACTATACTGAAGGACTACATTACCAAGCATAATGTTCCAAATGAGGTCCCTGATGTACCAGAAGAATTTTCTTCAGAAGATGATGGTGAAATTCCTGAGCAGCCCTCTGTAAAATCCAAGAAGCGCAA TTGA